The Boseongicola sp. DNA segment TACCTCTGGCAGCTCAACGGAGGCATCCCCATCAGTCAGGGCGAGATCATCCGACCTCAGGACCTGGGACTGACGCAGGATGACCAGCGGCATATGATGGTGCCTGCGGTCATGTCATTGACTCAAAACGGAAATACTCAAGCAGCCCGCATGCGCCTTGTCGAACTCATGCAAGAGCGCACTGCCGACATCACCTTTGGCGCGACCGGTCTTGACGACGAATTGGAGATGATCCGCGAGCAGTTCCGCCGGTTCACAATAGACCGAGTAGACCCACATGCGCACGGTTGGCACTTGAAAGATGAGCTCATCCCCATGGAAGTCATTGAAGAGATGGCTGAAATGGGCGTCTTCGGTCTGACGATCCCAGAAGAATTCGGTGGTTTCGGGCTGTCGAAGGCCTCCATGTGCGTGGTTTCTGAAGAGCTATCTCGTGGCTACATCGGCGTCGGATCCCTTGGCACTCGGTCCGAAATCGCGGCCGAACTAATCCTTTGTGGCGGCACGGAAGAGCAAAAAAATCAATGGCTTCCGGCAATTGCGTCGGGCGAAATACTTCCCACTGCGGTTTTCACCGAACCTAACACCGGCTCTGACTTGGGAAGTTTGCACACCCGCGCCGCCAAGTCGGGCGAAGATTGGACCATAACAGGCAATAAAACATGGATCACTCACGCTGCGCGAACCCATGTCATGACACTGCTCGCCCGCACTGATCCAAACACAACCGACTACCGGGGGCTGTCTATGTTCCTTGCAGAAAAGGCCCCGGGAACGGAAGAGAATCCCTTTCCAACCAACGGGATGACGGGTGGCGAGATTGGCGTTCTGGGTTACCGCGGCATGAAGGAATACGAGCTGGGCTTCGATGGGTTTCAGGTCAAAGGAGCTAACTTGTTGGGTGGTATCGAAGGACAAGGCTTCAAACAACTCATGCAGACCTTCGAAAGTGCAAGGATCCAAACCGCTGCCCGCGCCATTGGAGTGGCCCAGTCGGCACTAGACGTTGGGCTTCAGTATGCGCAGGACCGCAAGCAGTTCGGCAAGTCATTGATTTCATTCCCAAGAGTAGCGTCAAAACTGGCAATGATGGCGGTCGAGATAATGGTATCCCGTCAACTTACTTACTTTTCAGCGCGCGAAAAAGACGACGATCGACGCTGCGATTTGGAGGCTGGCATGGCCAAACTTTTGGGTGCCCGCGTTGCGTGGGCAGCCGCTGACAATGCGTTGCAAATTCACGGCGGAAATGGATTTGCCCAGGAATATGCGATCAGCCGCATTCTGTGTGACGCTCGTATCCTGAACATTTTCGAGGGCGCCGCCGAAATTCAAGCACAAGTTATTGCGCGCCGTCTGCTATCCTAGACCCGCGCGAAAGTATGTCCAGAAACCGTTGACGAGCTTCCGGCAACGGTTTGTCCCCGACGGACAAGGCAAGACGATGCCTTAGAAAATATCCAGTGGTTTCAAGACCCTGAAGCACATCCAATATGCTACCTTTGCTTTCCCCCACCAATGCGGGCGACAATGGCAGCATTCGATCTGCCCATTCGCCCGCCCCATTGGACGAAACGGCACGCCCAGTTTTGGGGGATACGTAGACAAGATTGTGACTGGAGCCAGTTACAGCACAGCGACCCAAATCTAACCCAAATCCAAGGTCCTCCAACAGTGCCAACTCCCACCGCAGATAAGCGAGATGCCAGACCGGTCCTTCGCCAATCATGTCCAGTAATGCCATAGTCCGCTTATAAAGCGACGCGTGTTGTTCTCGTTCAGGCAAGGCAAAAGACAGCAAAGCCGTGACCGCGTTCAAAGCCGCCAGCGTCTCGCGTCCCGCCATCAACTGAGCTGCGCGACTGCGTACCGGTTCAACCGAGAATGCGCCCAAATGTTCTTCCAACCGTGCTCGCCAAGCCACTGCAATCTGTGCGCCCGGCTGCAAAACAGGTGCCAGTTTACGCCCGGCACCACCGCGCACGACACCAGCATGGCGGCCTTTGAATTCCGTGAAAACTTCTATGATTGCGGCGTTTTCGCCATGACGCCGCACAGCCAGCAAAACGCCTTCGTCCCGCCAATCCATGCCTATTTATCCATCCGCATCAGGCACAACACCAGCCCAAATCGACGGTCACTCCAAGCCAGGCTCGTCCAATAGATGCCTTCCGCCTTTGTCTTCAATCTCGATGACCCAGACATCCGGATCGAAAGAACGTTGTTTTGAAAGACTTTGGTCGACTTCCACCTCAGAACCTTCGGCCAAAACAACCCAACAACGTTCACCAGACATCAGATCAAAGGACCGTTGATAACAAGCAGCGTTACCATCCAATGTGTTCAGTTTTATGAGCACCGCACCAGCCGTGTGATCCCCTTTTGCCACTACAAACACTGGAATGTCTGCCAACCGACACCGTGTCAGATAGGCGGCAATCCAAACTTCTGTGGTCAAGCGGGCAGACACGGCCCAACCTTCTGTACGCTAACTGCCATCCGAAAAATCCAAGCCCATTTCCGAGTATCTTTCAGCTTCATCCAACCAGTTGGGGCGCACTTTGACGGTCATGAAAAGATGAACTTTTCGACCCAGAAACTCAGCAATCTCAGCACGCGCAGCTTGGCTGACCGCCTTTATGGTCTCGCCCTTTTTACCAAGTACGATCCCTTTGTGCCCGTCGCGAGCTACATAAATTATCTGATCAATCCGGGCCGTTCCATCGTCGCGTTCCTCCCAAGCCTCTGTTTCGACTGTCAATTGATACGGAAGTTCCTGATGCAGCCGCAACGTCAGTTTTTCACGGGTCATTTCGGCGGCAATCATGCGCAAGGGCAAGTCGGCTATCTGGTCTTCCGGATACAACCATGGGCTTTCCGGCATCTTGCCGGCTAACCACTTTCGCAGATCGTCCACGCCGTAACCTTTTTCGGCGGAAATCATAAACGTTTCCGAAAATTCCAGTCTCTCGTTCAGCTTTGCCGCCAATCCAAGCAAAACTGATCGTTCGACCCGATCTATCTTGTTGATAGCCAGCGCAATGACAGAATCTTTTGAACGATCGGCCAATTTCTCGAGGATTTTTTCCACGCCCGGCGTCAATCCGCGATGCGCCTCGATCATCAGAACTACAACGTCTGCGTCCGCTGCGCCGCTCCATGCTGCTGCGACCATGGCGCGGTCAAGTCGGCGGCGCGGGCCGAATATGCCAGGTGTATCCACAAAGACAATTTGACTATCGCCCTCGATAGCCACACCCCGAATCCGCGCGCGAGTCGTTTGAACCTTGTGGGTCACGATCGAGACTTTTGCGCCAACCATGCGGTTGAGCAGGGTCGATTTTCCGGCATTGGGCTCGCCGATAAGGGCGGCAAAACCAGCACGAGTGGTCATTGGGATCTCCATAACTAGATCGTTGTCGCCTTAATGGACCGCAAGACACTACACCAGCACAGAATGCGCCTTATTCGGCAAGTGTTGATAGCAGTTTCGCCGCCGCCGCCTGTTCGGCAGATCGCTTTGACGGAGCTTCGGCATCGGCAGATCCACCGTCGGCAAGTCTCACCTCAACGGTAAATGTTAGCGCATGATCGGGGCCGCGCCGAGACAATTCTTTGTAGATAGGCGGGTGCTGCCCACGAGCTTGCGCCCATTCTTGTAGCGCGGTCTTTGCATCGCGAGCGTCTTCCTTCACGGTCGAGATGCGTTCGCCCCACAAACGCCGCACAACGTCACGCGCCGCGTCATATCCAGCGTCCATGTAAACCGCTGCGATCACTGCCTCCATGGCATCACCCAGCAATGCTTCTTTGCGACGCCCACCAGACAACATTTCCGAGCGTCCCAGTTTCAAAACCATTCCTATGTCAATTTCACGTGCAACTGCGGCGCAGGTTTCTTTGCGAACCAACGCGTTGAACCTTGGCGCCAGCAGCCCTTCTGACGCGCCGGGATCGTGCTCAAGCAATGCTTCGGCAATAACCAAACCCAAAACCCTATCGCCTAAGAATTCTTGGCGCTGATTGTCGGGTCGGGTTTCGCTTGCAATAGAGGCATGCGTTACGGCGCGGATGAGTAACTCTGGTCGCGCGAACTGGTGGCCTAGCCGCTTGGCCAGGTCAGACAGATCGGCGCCGAACTGCACTATCGAATTGCCTTAAAAAAGCGATCAGAACGCCAAGTCCAAACAAAGAAAAGCGAACGCCCAGCCGAAGAAAACATGACGCGATCAGCCCGCCCAATCAGATTTTCCAGCGGAACCAAACCAACCCCATTTGGCTGCGAAAATCTGCTGTCGACGGAGTTGTCCCGATTGTCGCCCATGAAAAAGAAATGCCCCTCGGGGACCCGAAACACACCAGTGTTGTCTACACGAGAAGAGCCAGAGCTCAGAACCGAGTGCTGGCGACCATCTGGCAATGTCTCGATATACTTTTCTTTGGTGCAATCTGCTCCGGGAAGCGGCCTACGTTCGATGCAAGCTGGTAAATTTCCCAGAGGGCCCTGATTGGAATAGGGCTCGATGAAGTTTCCATCGGCCACGAGAGGCGCTGCCGCACCATTGATATGAAGAACACCCGACCGCATTTGAACGGTGTCGCCCGGCAGTCCAACTACCCTCTTGATGAAATCCTGACCATTCACCGGATGCCGGAAAACGACGACATCCCCGCGCTCAGGTTCGTCGCTCAACACACGACCATCGAAGGGGCACATCGAAAATGGACAGGAATACTGTGAATAGCCGTACGCCATCTTGTTGACGAAGAGGAAATCACCAATCAGCAAAGTGTCTTTCATAGACCCAGACGGAATCCAGAACGGCTGAAAAAACAGTGTGCGAACAAAGCCCGCGATCAGCAACGCATAGACAATCGTTTTGATGGTCTCCACGACACCATCCATCATCGTGCTGGTCTGATCACTCATCAATTGTCCTGCCTGTATTGGTCGGGGTGTTCTGGTGTGTGCATGGGTGCGAGTCAAGCTGACCGGTGGGTCACTTCTTTGTAACGCCACCAGTCGTTGCATCTATAGGACGCGCCTCGATGACGACAAAGGC contains these protein-coding regions:
- a CDS encoding acyl-CoA dehydrogenase is translated as MPHDGNATVETSIVLNNLLDLTAESLPAAESLLARAHEVVSAQVKENGKVSAALTEAHQTAVHGYAWMATYVEALRQMQSWSNLLYSNGKFGELEQLIHQIAFGEYLWQLNGGIPISQGEIIRPQDLGLTQDDQRHMMVPAVMSLTQNGNTQAARMRLVELMQERTADITFGATGLDDELEMIREQFRRFTIDRVDPHAHGWHLKDELIPMEVIEEMAEMGVFGLTIPEEFGGFGLSKASMCVVSEELSRGYIGVGSLGTRSEIAAELILCGGTEEQKNQWLPAIASGEILPTAVFTEPNTGSDLGSLHTRAAKSGEDWTITGNKTWITHAARTHVMTLLARTDPNTTDYRGLSMFLAEKAPGTEENPFPTNGMTGGEIGVLGYRGMKEYELGFDGFQVKGANLLGGIEGQGFKQLMQTFESARIQTAARAIGVAQSALDVGLQYAQDRKQFGKSLISFPRVASKLAMMAVEIMVSRQLTYFSAREKDDDRRCDLEAGMAKLLGARVAWAAADNALQIHGGNGFAQEYAISRILCDARILNIFEGAAEIQAQVIARRLLS
- the recO gene encoding DNA repair protein RecO, with product MDWRDEGVLLAVRRHGENAAIIEVFTEFKGRHAGVVRGGAGRKLAPVLQPGAQIAVAWRARLEEHLGAFSVEPVRSRAAQLMAGRETLAALNAVTALLSFALPEREQHASLYKRTMALLDMIGEGPVWHLAYLRWELALLEDLGFGLDLGRCAVTGSSHNLVYVSPKTGRAVSSNGAGEWADRMLPLSPALVGESKGSILDVLQGLETTGYFLRHRLALSVGDKPLPEARQRFLDILSRGSRIADGAQ
- a CDS encoding DUF1491 family protein; the encoded protein is MSARLTTEVWIAAYLTRCRLADIPVFVVAKGDHTAGAVLIKLNTLDGNAACYQRSFDLMSGERCWVVLAEGSEVEVDQSLSKQRSFDPDVWVIEIEDKGGRHLLDEPGLE
- a CDS encoding GTPase Era, giving the protein MTTRAGFAALIGEPNAGKSTLLNRMVGAKVSIVTHKVQTTRARIRGVAIEGDSQIVFVDTPGIFGPRRRLDRAMVAAAWSGAADADVVVLMIEAHRGLTPGVEKILEKLADRSKDSVIALAINKIDRVERSVLLGLAAKLNERLEFSETFMISAEKGYGVDDLRKWLAGKMPESPWLYPEDQIADLPLRMIAAEMTREKLTLRLHQELPYQLTVETEAWEERDDGTARIDQIIYVARDGHKGIVLGKKGETIKAVSQAARAEIAEFLGRKVHLFMTVKVRPNWLDEAERYSEMGLDFSDGS
- the rnc gene encoding ribonuclease III produces the protein MQFGADLSDLAKRLGHQFARPELLIRAVTHASIASETRPDNQRQEFLGDRVLGLVIAEALLEHDPGASEGLLAPRFNALVRKETCAAVAREIDIGMVLKLGRSEMLSGGRRKEALLGDAMEAVIAAVYMDAGYDAARDVVRRLWGERISTVKEDARDAKTALQEWAQARGQHPPIYKELSRRGPDHALTFTVEVRLADGGSADAEAPSKRSAEQAAAAKLLSTLAE
- the lepB gene encoding signal peptidase I, translating into MMDGVVETIKTIVYALLIAGFVRTLFFQPFWIPSGSMKDTLLIGDFLFVNKMAYGYSQYSCPFSMCPFDGRVLSDEPERGDVVVFRHPVNGQDFIKRVVGLPGDTVQMRSGVLHINGAAAPLVADGNFIEPYSNQGPLGNLPACIERRPLPGADCTKEKYIETLPDGRQHSVLSSGSSRVDNTGVFRVPEGHFFFMGDNRDNSVDSRFSQPNGVGLVPLENLIGRADRVMFSSAGRSLFFVWTWRSDRFFKAIR